In the genome of Coraliomargarita algicola, one region contains:
- a CDS encoding IS110 family transposase, whose product MNTAKNTHTIGIDLGDKSHETCTLNAEGEIIERTTLLNNQPELIRFSKANRGATLIMEAGCHSPWISRLFNQRGHKVVVANPRKVRAIYQTDNKNDERDALLLARIGRFDRNLLYGIEHKSEAHQRALKIIEARDALVTARVKLVNHVRGSLKSLGIFLPSGCSTEAFARKATEHLEAADYALVAPVIESIGHLSELIKAEDKHIDTMIAEDYPVAQKLLTIPGVGPITALSFVLIIGSPDRFATARDVGPFLGLVPGRDQSGDVDKPMRITKAGNRMMRRLLVSCAQYTLGHFGPPSALKEAGERKANSGAKIAKKKAVVMTARKLAVMMLALWKDPNSEYEPFPTKSSQQRAIAA is encoded by the coding sequence ATGAATACAGCAAAAAACACCCACACCATCGGCATCGACCTAGGCGACAAGAGCCACGAAACTTGCACTCTAAACGCAGAGGGCGAGATTATCGAACGAACAACACTGCTCAACAACCAGCCCGAGCTAATCCGTTTCAGCAAAGCCAACCGAGGCGCCACTCTCATCATGGAAGCCGGTTGCCATTCACCATGGATTAGCCGTCTGTTCAACCAGCGCGGCCACAAGGTAGTCGTCGCCAATCCACGCAAGGTCCGGGCGATCTACCAGACCGACAACAAAAACGACGAACGTGACGCGCTGCTGTTGGCTCGTATCGGACGTTTTGACCGCAACCTACTCTACGGCATCGAACACAAGAGCGAGGCGCACCAAAGAGCGCTGAAGATCATTGAAGCACGTGATGCCCTGGTGACCGCACGCGTCAAACTGGTCAACCATGTGCGCGGCTCTCTCAAAAGCCTAGGCATCTTCCTACCATCCGGTTGCAGCACGGAGGCCTTTGCCCGTAAGGCCACGGAGCATCTTGAAGCCGCGGATTACGCACTCGTCGCACCGGTCATCGAAAGCATCGGCCATCTGAGTGAACTCATTAAAGCCGAAGACAAACACATCGATACCATGATCGCCGAGGACTATCCTGTGGCTCAGAAGCTATTGACGATCCCCGGAGTCGGTCCAATCACAGCACTATCCTTTGTCTTAATTATCGGCTCGCCAGACCGCTTTGCGACAGCGCGAGACGTCGGCCCGTTTCTTGGACTCGTCCCTGGGCGTGATCAATCCGGCGACGTCGATAAGCCCATGCGCATCACCAAGGCCGGCAACCGCATGATGCGACGACTACTCGTTAGCTGCGCCCAATACACACTTGGACACTTTGGGCCACCTAGCGCGCTCAAAGAAGCCGGAGAGCGTAAAGCGAACAGCGGAGCAAAGATAGCTAAGAAGAAAGCCGTCGTCATGACGGCCCGCAAATTAGCCGTGATGATGCTCGCACTCTGGAAAGATCCGAACTCCGAATACGAACCCTTCCCAACCAAGAGCAGTCAGCAACGAGCAATCGCCGCTTAA
- a CDS encoding IS91 family transposase: MRQIFYRFIGKVAAKRKLSKQQWKAVNAILHCRTPALGGEVKQCEHCGKTETKYRSCRNRHCPVCQAEQAHKWLEKEKNKLLPVSYLHVAFTFASELNEVFAYNKKRLYGLLFTISAETMQTFFRDPKYIGAQGGFLSVLHTWGQCLPFHPHIHMIVPNGAVDPDGNWVLPRKHVHAKKFLFPVKALSQVFRGKLLQALERLYQKGTLTFPSQQANDAFPDTLRRAARKRWQVYAKRPFAGPEQVLNYLARYTHRVAISEQRILSIQKDTVTFSYKDYRDQAKKKTMTLDGDEFIRRFLQHVLPAHFRKIRTYGWQQGAQLKKQLPKIREWFARQAQFAHCLSSLLQRLEAPAKDYVPHCRHCKTGELYVIETILPQRGSPTKLNYG, translated from the coding sequence ATGCGTCAAATATTTTACCGCTTCATTGGTAAGGTCGCCGCGAAAAGGAAGCTATCCAAGCAGCAATGGAAAGCCGTGAACGCAATACTGCACTGCCGCACCCCAGCCCTCGGTGGTGAAGTCAAACAGTGCGAGCACTGCGGAAAAACCGAAACAAAATATCGATCCTGCCGCAACCGCCACTGCCCCGTCTGCCAGGCCGAACAAGCCCACAAATGGCTCGAAAAAGAAAAGAATAAACTACTGCCAGTCAGCTACTTACATGTCGCTTTCACCTTCGCCTCAGAACTCAACGAGGTCTTCGCCTACAACAAAAAGCGATTGTATGGCTTACTCTTCACCATCAGCGCCGAAACCATGCAGACTTTCTTTCGCGACCCCAAGTATATCGGAGCGCAAGGAGGCTTCCTGTCCGTCTTACACACCTGGGGGCAGTGCCTGCCATTCCATCCGCACATCCACATGATCGTTCCCAACGGCGCAGTCGACCCAGACGGCAACTGGGTGCTCCCACGCAAGCACGTGCATGCCAAAAAATTCCTATTCCCTGTAAAAGCACTCAGCCAAGTCTTCCGCGGCAAGCTATTGCAGGCACTCGAACGACTCTACCAAAAGGGCACACTCACCTTTCCCTCCCAGCAAGCAAACGACGCCTTCCCCGACACGCTGCGACGCGCCGCACGCAAGCGCTGGCAAGTCTACGCCAAACGCCCCTTCGCGGGCCCCGAACAAGTCCTCAACTATCTAGCACGCTACACCCACCGAGTGGCCATCAGCGAGCAACGCATCCTCAGCATACAAAAGGACACCGTCACCTTCAGCTACAAAGATTATCGCGATCAGGCGAAGAAAAAGACCATGACACTCGACGGAGACGAGTTTATCCGACGATTCCTGCAGCACGTCCTACCTGCCCACTTCAGAAAAATACGAACTTACGGGTGGCAACAAGGCGCGCAGCTCAAAAAGCAACTCCCAAAGATTCGCGAATGGTTTGCCAGGCAAGCTCAGTTTGCACACTGCTTAAGCAGCCTACTACAACGCTTAGAAGCACCGGCCAAAGACTACGTGCCGCACTGCAGGCACTGTAAAACCGGAGAGCTCTACGTGATCGAAACGATCCTACCACAACGCGGCAGTCCCACCAAACTCAACTATGGCTAG
- a CDS encoding IS110 family transposase, which produces MNTAKNTHTIGIDLGDKSHETCTLNAEGEIIERTTLLNNQPELIRFSKANRGATLIMEAGCHSPWISRLFNQRGHKVVVANPRKVRAIYQTDNKNDERDALLLARIGRFDRNLLSLSSEH; this is translated from the coding sequence ATGAATACAGCAAAAAACACCCACACCATCGGCATCGACCTAGGCGACAAGAGCCACGAAACTTGCACTCTAAACGCAGAGGGCGAGATTATCGAACGAACAACACTGCTCAACAACCAGCCCGAGCTAATCCGTTTCAGCAAAGCCAACCGAGGCGCCACTCTCATCATGGAGGCCGGTTGTCATTCGCCATGGATTAGCCGTCTGTTTAACCAGCGCGGCCACAAGGTAGTCGTCGCCAATCCACGCAAGGTCCGGGCGATCTACCAGACCGACAACAAAAACGATGAGCGTGACGCGCTGCTGCTGGCTCGTATCGGACGTTTTGACCGCAACCTACTCTCGTTATCGTCCGAACATTGA
- a CDS encoding xylulokinase, whose translation MLSLGLDSSTQSCSAIVIDTETQTIVAETSVNFGQRLPHYNAPSGFIPDGAAGEVHADPRMWLDALELLFEELKDQCELAKIAAISGAGQQHGSVYLNDQWLNAIDTLDASESLSAQIQPCLARRTAPIWMDTSTGAECREIAAALGGDEVVCAKSGSIPIERFTGPQIRRFYKNDPAGYAQTAHIHLVSSFLCSVLCGADAPIDTGDGAGMNLLNIHTWDWDPELLAATAPELGKRLPDAAPGNTTAGQISEYFVEKYGFAQGTPITLFTGDNPSSLVGMGASRPGKVVLSLGTSDTFFAAMPGVVADPQGCGHVFGNPAGGSMSLQCFVNGSLAREAVKDKFNYDWDQFTAAFNKTPVANDDQVMLPFFRPEISPRIDLAAPILKGSEAFENWQDADAAIRACVEGQFINMKLRSDWMQLQPEVIYLTGGASQNDAIAQVVADIFQAKVQRLAVSSSVALGAALRAASHTLGLNLHQLESQFCQPEAGSTIEPQAAIDSYQTATANFSALLAKS comes from the coding sequence ATGCTTTCACTCGGCCTAGATTCTTCCACCCAAAGCTGCTCCGCCATCGTCATCGATACGGAGACACAAACCATCGTCGCCGAAACCTCCGTCAATTTCGGCCAACGCCTGCCGCATTACAACGCCCCCTCCGGGTTCATCCCCGACGGTGCCGCCGGCGAAGTGCATGCCGACCCACGCATGTGGCTCGATGCACTCGAACTGCTATTCGAAGAACTCAAAGACCAATGCGAGCTCGCGAAAATCGCCGCCATCTCCGGCGCAGGTCAGCAACACGGCTCCGTGTATCTCAACGATCAATGGCTCAATGCCATCGACACATTAGATGCCTCCGAAAGCCTCTCCGCCCAGATCCAGCCCTGCCTCGCGCGCAGAACCGCCCCCATCTGGATGGACACCTCAACCGGCGCAGAATGCCGCGAAATCGCCGCTGCCCTCGGGGGCGACGAAGTCGTTTGCGCCAAGTCCGGCTCCATCCCCATCGAGCGCTTCACGGGCCCACAAATTCGCCGTTTCTATAAAAACGATCCCGCCGGCTACGCACAAACCGCCCACATCCACCTAGTCAGCTCCTTCCTCTGCTCCGTGCTCTGCGGAGCCGACGCCCCCATCGACACCGGCGACGGCGCTGGCATGAATCTACTCAACATCCACACTTGGGACTGGGACCCCGAACTGCTCGCCGCCACCGCGCCCGAGCTAGGCAAACGCCTGCCCGACGCCGCTCCCGGCAACACCACCGCTGGCCAAATCTCTGAATATTTCGTCGAAAAATACGGTTTCGCCCAAGGCACCCCGATCACCCTCTTCACCGGCGACAACCCCAGCAGCCTCGTCGGCATGGGCGCCAGCCGCCCCGGAAAAGTCGTCCTCTCGCTGGGCACTTCCGACACCTTTTTCGCCGCCATGCCCGGCGTCGTCGCCGACCCGCAAGGCTGCGGCCACGTTTTCGGCAACCCCGCCGGCGGCTCCATGTCCTTGCAGTGCTTCGTCAACGGCTCCCTCGCCCGCGAAGCCGTCAAAGACAAATTCAATTACGACTGGGACCAATTCACCGCAGCTTTCAACAAAACTCCCGTCGCCAACGACGACCAAGTCATGCTGCCCTTCTTTCGCCCCGAGATCAGCCCCCGCATCGATCTAGCAGCCCCCATTCTTAAAGGCAGCGAAGCCTTTGAAAATTGGCAAGACGCCGACGCCGCCATCCGCGCTTGCGTGGAAGGACAATTTATTAACATGAAGCTCCGCAGCGACTGGATGCAATTACAGCCCGAAGTCATCTACCTGACCGGCGGCGCGTCCCAAAACGATGCCATCGCCCAAGTCGTCGCCGATATTTTTCAGGCCAAAGTACAACGCCTCGCCGTCAGCAGCTCGGTCGCGCTCGGCGCCGCACTGCGTGCCGCCAGCCACACACTCGGCCTCAACCTACACCAGCTGGAAAGCCAATTCTGCCAGCCCGAAGCCGGCAGCACCATCGAACCCCAAGCCGCAATAGACAGCTACCAAACAGCCACCGCAAACTTCTCCGCCCTACTAGCAAAAAGCTGA
- a CDS encoding IS110 family transposase — MNTAKNTHTIGIDLGDKSHETCTLNAEGEIIERTTLLNNQPELIRFSKANRGATLIMEAGCHSPWISRLFNQRGHKVVVANPRKVRAIYQTDNKNDERDALLLARIGRFDRNLLYGIEHKSEAHQRALKIIEARDALVTARVKLVNHVRGSLKSLGIFLPSGCSTEAFARKATEHLEAADYALVAPVIESIGHLSELIKSEDKHIDTMIAEDYPVAQKLLTIPGVGPITALSFVLIIGSPDRFATARDVGPFLGLVPGRDQSGDVDKPMRITKAGNRMMRRLLVSCAQYTLGHFGPPSALKEAGERKANSGAKIAKKKAVVMTARKLAVMMLALWKDPNSEYEPFPGKSSQQQAIAA, encoded by the coding sequence ATGAATACAGCAAAAAACACCCACACCATCGGCATCGACCTAGGCGACAAGAGCCACGAAACTTGCACTCTAAACGCAGAGGGCGAGATTATCGAACGAACAACACTGCTCAACAACCAGCCCGAGCTAATCCGTTTCAGCAAAGCCAACCGAGGCGCCACTCTCATCATGGAAGCCGGTTGCCATTCACCATGGATTAGCCGTCTGTTCAACCAGCGCGGCCACAAGGTAGTCGTCGCCAATCCACGCAAGGTCCGGGCGATCTACCAGACCGACAACAAAAACGACGAACGTGACGCGCTGCTGCTGGCTCGCATTGGACGTTTTGACCGCAACCTACTCTACGGCATCGAACACAAGAGCGAGGCGCACCAAAGAGCGCTGAAGATCATTGAAGCACGCGATGCCCTGGTGACCGCACGCGTCAAACTGGTCAACCATGTGCGCGGCTCTCTCAAAAGCCTAGGCATCTTCCTACCATCCGGTTGCAGCACGGAGGCCTTTGCCCGTAAGGCCACGGAGCATCTTGAAGCCGCGGATTACGCACTCGTCGCACCGGTCATCGAAAGCATCGGCCATCTGAGTGAACTCATTAAATCCGAAGACAAACACATCGATACCATGATCGCCGAGGACTACCCTGTGGCTCAGAAGCTATTGACGATCCCCGGAGTCGGCCCAATCACAGCTCTCTCCTTTGTCTTAATTATCGGCTCGCCAGACCGCTTTGCGACAGCGCGAGATGTCGGCCCGTTTCTTGGACTCGTCCCTGGGCGTGATCAATCCGGCGACGTAGATAAACCCATGCGCATCACCAAAGCCGGCAACCGCATGATGCGACGACTACTCGTCAGCTGTGCTCAATACACGCTCGGACACTTTGGACCGCCCAGCGCGCTCAAAGAAGCTGGAGAGCGCAAAGCGAACAGCGGAGCAAAGATAGCGAAGAAGAAAGCCGTCGTCATGACTGCCCGCAAATTAGCCGTGATGATGCTCGCACTCTGGAAAGATCCGAACTCCGAATACGAACCCTTCCCAGGTAAGAGCAGCCAGCAACAAGCAATCGCCGCTTAA
- a CDS encoding PatB family C-S lyase: protein MNTANYNFDTCPDRTGYGSLKWDKYKGRDILPLWVADMDFTTAPEIMTALQARLDHGIFGYTIPYDAPVEAVLNYLQNQHGYSAKAGWLNFLPGLVPAINLCCHAFTEPGDSVMTATPVYPPFLSAPDYANRELIKVPLCLNADDQWTLDIEAMEAAVQPNTKIFVLCSPHNPVGRALTKEELTAVADFCERHDLILISDEIHCDLVFDEDAKHTVTATLSERVAQRTVTLMAPSKTYNLPGLACAYSVIEDPKLRAQFQKTIRGIITEVNCFGYAGITAAYNHGEPWRQELLTYLRGNYNLIYQFIQNELPEITFRPMESTYLAWFDVSKLGLKNPVGHFEKHGVGLSDGTPFDGPQHLRLNFGCPRARLEEGLALIAKAAKAKEA from the coding sequence TTGAACACAGCAAACTACAATTTCGACACTTGCCCCGATCGCACTGGCTACGGCAGCCTCAAATGGGACAAATACAAGGGCCGCGACATCTTACCGCTCTGGGTCGCCGACATGGACTTCACCACCGCGCCCGAGATCATGACTGCCCTGCAAGCACGCCTGGATCACGGTATCTTCGGCTACACCATCCCTTACGACGCGCCCGTCGAAGCGGTGCTCAATTACCTGCAAAACCAACACGGCTACAGCGCCAAAGCTGGCTGGCTCAATTTCCTGCCCGGTCTGGTGCCCGCCATTAACTTGTGCTGCCACGCCTTCACCGAGCCCGGCGACTCCGTGATGACCGCCACACCGGTCTATCCCCCCTTTCTATCTGCGCCCGACTACGCAAACCGCGAACTGATCAAAGTCCCTCTCTGCCTCAATGCCGACGACCAATGGACGCTCGACATCGAGGCGATGGAAGCGGCGGTTCAGCCAAACACCAAGATCTTCGTGCTCTGCAGTCCGCACAATCCCGTCGGCCGCGCATTGACCAAAGAAGAGCTCACCGCGGTCGCCGATTTCTGTGAACGCCACGATCTAATTCTAATTTCCGACGAGATCCACTGCGACCTCGTCTTCGACGAAGACGCCAAGCACACTGTAACCGCCACCCTCAGCGAACGCGTCGCGCAGCGCACCGTCACCCTGATGGCCCCCAGCAAGACTTATAATCTGCCCGGGCTCGCCTGCGCCTATTCCGTAATCGAAGATCCCAAGCTACGCGCTCAATTCCAAAAAACCATTCGCGGCATCATCACCGAGGTCAACTGCTTCGGCTACGCCGGCATCACCGCCGCCTACAATCACGGCGAGCCATGGCGCCAAGAGCTGCTCACGTATTTGCGCGGCAACTACAATCTGATCTACCAATTCATTCAAAACGAACTGCCAGAGATCACCTTCCGCCCCATGGAGTCCACTTATTTAGCATGGTTTGACGTCAGCAAACTAGGCCTCAAGAATCCCGTCGGACACTTTGAAAAGCACGGCGTCGGCCTCAGCGACGGCACTCCCTTCGACGGCCCACAACATTTGCGCCTAAACTTCGGCTGCCCCCGTGCCCGCCTGGAAGAAGGGCTCGCCCTAATCGCCAAAGCCGCGAAAGCAAAAGAGGCCTAA
- a CDS encoding reverse transcriptase domain-containing protein, which translates to MTDGLRFCVDIDLSKFFDRVNHDRLMSRLALKVQDKRVLKLIRKYLECGVIVDGLEEATEEGTPQGGPLSPLLSNIVLDELDKELEKRALKFVRYADDCVVYVGSKRAGERVKGSITKFITKRLRLKVNEAKSSVGRPWKSKYLGFSLTSTRAQPRIKLHWKTLDRLKAKIRELTGRQRGRSLLSIIKELNEYLRGWWGYFSVMETPYQLAQLAGWIRRRLRSYIWKQWKNRRTRVGNLMKLGIYEETAVKTGCARKGAWRMF; encoded by the coding sequence GTGACGGATGGCCTGCGGTTCTGCGTGGACATCGACCTGTCGAAGTTCTTTGACAGGGTCAACCATGACCGCCTGATGAGTCGATTGGCTCTAAAGGTTCAGGATAAGCGGGTGCTCAAGCTGATTCGCAAATACCTCGAATGCGGGGTGATCGTTGATGGATTGGAAGAGGCAACGGAAGAAGGCACGCCGCAAGGCGGGCCACTCTCTCCGCTGCTCTCCAACATTGTCCTAGACGAACTCGATAAAGAGCTAGAGAAACGCGCTCTAAAGTTCGTTCGTTACGCTGACGACTGTGTCGTCTATGTCGGCAGTAAGCGAGCGGGAGAACGCGTAAAGGGAAGTATCACAAAGTTCATTACGAAGCGCTTGCGCCTCAAAGTGAACGAAGCGAAAAGCTCCGTGGGCCGCCCATGGAAAAGCAAATACCTCGGCTTCAGCCTGACTAGCACTCGGGCACAGCCACGGATCAAACTGCATTGGAAAACGCTGGATCGGTTGAAAGCTAAAATCCGCGAACTGACAGGCCGCCAACGCGGACGTAGTCTCCTAAGCATCATCAAAGAACTCAACGAGTATCTACGGGGATGGTGGGGCTACTTCAGCGTAATGGAAACGCCTTACCAACTCGCACAATTAGCAGGGTGGATTCGGCGCAGACTGCGCAGCTACATCTGGAAGCAATGGAAGAATCGGCGCACCCGCGTCGGCAATCTCATGAAGCTAGGGATTTACGAAGAAACCGCAGTCAAAACAGGCTGCGCCCGAAAGGGAGCTTGGCGTATGTTTTGA
- a CDS encoding metallophosphoesterase has translation MQRTIAIGDVHGCADEFEELLEALELTPKDRVIQVGDLVNRGPDSRRVIELARQYNVEAIVGNHELRLLEAWRNNKPSLLKDYDRPTFEQLTEDDWLYLEEMPNVLYDAKIETVFVHGGFLPDIPWQKQALEIITTIQVIDKKGNAAKRSDAPDAPPWADTWRGSPFVVYGHTPRPNVLERPGSIGIDTGCVYGGHLTAYTIGDQTLTQVRARKAYAHSKRLPDPI, from the coding sequence ATGCAAAGAACAATCGCGATCGGAGATGTGCACGGCTGTGCCGATGAATTCGAAGAACTCCTCGAAGCCCTCGAGCTTACCCCCAAAGATCGGGTGATTCAGGTCGGCGACTTAGTGAACCGTGGCCCCGACAGCCGTCGTGTCATCGAACTGGCACGCCAATACAATGTCGAAGCGATCGTCGGCAATCACGAACTGCGCCTGCTGGAAGCATGGCGCAACAACAAGCCCAGCCTGCTTAAAGACTACGACCGCCCCACCTTCGAGCAACTCACCGAAGACGATTGGCTCTACCTCGAAGAAATGCCCAATGTGCTCTACGATGCCAAAATCGAGACAGTCTTCGTGCACGGAGGCTTCCTGCCCGACATACCTTGGCAAAAACAAGCACTCGAAATCATCACCACCATCCAAGTGATCGATAAAAAAGGCAACGCCGCCAAACGCTCCGACGCCCCCGATGCGCCCCCCTGGGCCGACACCTGGCGAGGCTCTCCCTTTGTCGTTTATGGCCACACGCCCCGCCCCAATGTGTTAGAGCGCCCCGGCTCCATCGGCATCGATACCGGCTGCGTTTACGGCGGCCACCTGACCGCCTACACCATCGGCGACCAAACACTCACCCAAGTCCGCGCCCGCAAAGCCTACGCCCATAGCAAACGCCTCCCCGACCCCATCTAA
- the tnpA gene encoding IS66 family insertion sequence element accessory protein TnpA, with amino-acid sequence MENQASPITAQSRRRRFNESERREHVAHWKQSGLSASAYAREHAHNYKSLYAWRSQSQRKSKPTSLQPENATFVPVRVSSSLSSSSSAISITLRSGSLEYAIIAAPSEQSLVALVKSIKEEIFDV; translated from the coding sequence ATAGAAAACCAAGCAAGCCCAATCACAGCTCAGAGCCGCCGTCGGCGCTTCAACGAGTCCGAACGCCGCGAGCACGTCGCGCACTGGAAGCAAAGCGGATTGTCCGCAAGTGCATACGCGCGTGAACACGCGCACAATTATAAATCGCTGTATGCCTGGCGCAGTCAGTCACAGCGCAAATCGAAGCCGACGAGCTTGCAGCCAGAAAATGCGACTTTTGTTCCAGTGCGTGTCAGCTCGTCTCTGAGCAGTTCCAGCTCGGCAATCAGCATTACATTGCGCTCCGGCTCTCTGGAATACGCGATTATCGCAGCGCCGAGTGAGCAATCCTTGGTCGCTCTGGTTAAATCCATCAAAGAGGAGATATTTGATGTTTAA
- a CDS encoding isochorismatase family protein → MSDPSNHLGLLLIDFQDVFLKAMPDRERLLKRTTFAVKAAELLGVSIAATEQLPEKLGSTTEALSSIWDVNTPVFNKSAFSALEAEGLHRWIEANQIDHLLIAGIETSICVYQSAIQALGEEIGVTLLSDCISERRPEDRGPVLEQLLAMEAHVLPSETIFYSLLGSADHPQFKAFTQLVKNA, encoded by the coding sequence ATGTCCGATCCAAGTAATCACCTAGGCCTACTACTCATCGACTTTCAGGATGTATTCCTCAAAGCCATGCCCGACCGCGAACGCCTCCTGAAGCGCACCACCTTCGCCGTCAAGGCAGCGGAGCTCCTGGGCGTGTCCATCGCCGCCACCGAGCAATTACCTGAAAAATTAGGCTCCACCACCGAAGCCCTCAGCAGTATCTGGGACGTCAACACACCCGTCTTCAACAAAAGCGCCTTCTCCGCCCTCGAAGCTGAAGGACTCCACCGCTGGATCGAAGCCAATCAAATCGACCACTTACTCATCGCCGGCATCGAGACTTCCATCTGCGTCTACCAGAGTGCGATCCAAGCCCTCGGTGAGGAAATCGGCGTCACCCTGCTCAGCGACTGTATCAGTGAACGCCGCCCCGAAGACCGCGGCCCGGTCTTGGAGCAACTACTCGCCATGGAGGCCCACGTGCTGCCCAGCGAAACCATCTTTTACAGCCTGCTCGGCAGTGCCGATCACCCACAATTCAAAGCTTTCACACAACTCGTCAAAAACGCATAA
- a CDS encoding SMI1/KNR4 family protein, which yields MNLESSFSKLFPSASEKEIKELKQQTGGIPEAYREFLNRSNGADGALGQPDSVALRIYPTTEQKKLNEVYEIQKWMPNLWMFGDDSGDYAYCFNREENQASDLWQIVEIPLGDLSPEEVREVENNFSTWAKNRFQVNIK from the coding sequence ATGAATCTCGAATCCTCATTTTCCAAGCTCTTCCCAAGTGCCTCTGAAAAAGAAATTAAGGAACTTAAGCAACAGACAGGTGGAATACCTGAAGCATATCGAGAGTTTTTGAATAGGTCAAATGGAGCAGATGGAGCGCTCGGGCAACCAGACAGCGTTGCTTTAAGAATTTACCCAACAACAGAACAGAAAAAATTGAATGAAGTGTATGAAATCCAAAAGTGGATGCCGAACCTATGGATGTTTGGAGACGACAGTGGAGACTACGCCTACTGCTTTAATAGAGAAGAGAATCAAGCTTCCGACCTATGGCAAATCGTAGAGATTCCTTTGGGCGACTTGAGTCCAGAGGAAGTAAGAGAAGTAGAAAATAACTTTTCCACATGGGCTAAAAATAGATTCCAAGTTAACATAAAATGA
- a CDS encoding VOC family protein codes for MKNLKAVIPVIHSTNIEVSLQYYCEGLGFTKEWDYCQGEGTERVTYVGLQLEGIWIHLSSFSGDGVTGSVTAFAVSDVDALFSKFQSNKIEVGLEPCDQSWGNREMYLNDPDGNHLRFIQEK; via the coding sequence ATGAAAAACCTAAAAGCAGTCATACCAGTAATCCACTCCACCAATATTGAAGTTTCGCTTCAGTATTATTGTGAAGGTTTGGGGTTCACCAAGGAATGGGATTATTGTCAGGGCGAAGGAACCGAACGAGTCACCTATGTTGGGCTACAATTAGAAGGAATATGGATACATTTATCGTCTTTTTCAGGTGATGGTGTCACTGGAAGTGTGACTGCATTTGCTGTTTCAGATGTCGACGCACTGTTTTCAAAGTTTCAAAGTAATAAAATTGAAGTAGGATTGGAGCCTTGTGACCAAAGCTGGGGAAACCGGGAGATGTATTTGAATGACCCCGACGGCAATCATCTCCGTTTCATCCAAGAAAAATAA
- the tnpB gene encoding IS66 family insertion sequence element accessory protein TnpB (TnpB, as the term is used for proteins encoded by IS66 family insertion elements, is considered an accessory protein, since TnpC, encoded by a neighboring gene, is a DDE family transposase.) — translation MFNFSSSLRIYLCVDPTDMRKAFNGLYAIAKHQLDLNPMDGSLFLFANRRRDRVKLLYWDGTGFWVLAMRLEKGTFWWPGRTEANHTKWS, via the coding sequence ATGTTTAACTTTTCGAGTTCGCTGAGGATTTACTTGTGCGTGGATCCCACCGATATGCGCAAGGCCTTCAATGGCCTCTATGCAATCGCCAAGCACCAACTTGACCTGAATCCGATGGACGGGAGTCTATTTTTATTCGCGAACCGCCGGCGTGATCGCGTAAAATTGCTTTATTGGGATGGCACCGGCTTCTGGGTCTTGGCCATGCGCTTGGAGAAAGGAACCTTTTGGTGGCCCGGGCGCACCGAAGCAAATCATACGAAATGGAGTTAA